Below is a genomic region from Equus quagga isolate Etosha38 chromosome 17, UCLA_HA_Equagga_1.0, whole genome shotgun sequence.
gtgAGGCAGCTCCCCTACCCGGGACCCCACCTGCAGTGCTGCCTCCCTCTGCACCACCCCACCTGCAAAGGGACTCTGCGGGAGCCGCCTTCTTGTGGAGGAGAGCACTGAGCAGAGGCTGGCCCCAGCCTGCGGTCATGGAGCAGACGCGTTAGCCTGCCTCTCTGGCTGAAGGCTAGGAAGCTCCATCCTGGAAGAAGCCCTTGGGAGGAGGATTGGGGGCTGCGTGGGGAGTCGGGCACGGACGGCCCAGCACTTGGCAGGAACACAGGGAGAGACCTTAAACATCTGACCACATGGGTGTAGGGTCATCCTCTTGGTTCCCTCCAACCATGAGGAGCTGGttccttcctgcttttctcccctctccctctgtgcccagcccctCAACACTCactgctgcttctccagcttgTAGGAGGCTGTGAGCTCATCAAACAGCTTCCCGTTCATCTCCATGAAGGTCTTGAGCACATTGTAGATCAGAGATACGATGGTCCTTGGCAGGGTCAGGGGAGCGGGTAAGGAGACGAGAGCAACTTCAGTTTGACCTCCCTCTCCAGCACTCTGTCCATCCCCGCTCCCAAACACAGCACGCGGCCCTGGACACCACCAGCACTGCCCTCTTCCTGCCCCCTTCACTGCCCCTCGGCCATCTTCACATGCCTTCCCTGATCCTCTGGGCAACCCCAGGCCTGGACGGGCGGCCCTGGACCCAGCTTCCGTGGGTTAGGCCAAGGCCTGGGCACTCACTGATTCCAGTGCTCCTTGGAGACCTGATAGAGGGTCCCAAACACAGCAGGCAGCACGGTGTGGCAGTTGTCCTCAATGAGGCTCAGGATGTACTCATTGTTCCAGAAATACAGAGCCCGCTCTGCAACCTGGGACAGCGGGATGGCAGAGAGTGCCTGGCAGTGGCTTCCCTGCTGTGCAAGGCCTGGTGTCCATGCCCACCCCAAAACCCAGGGCgccctgcccccacacacccATCCTCAGGGCTCATCTGACCCCACGGAGGAAGCAGTGGAGCGAGGAGAAAAGAGCACTGGCTTTAGGGTCCAACGCTCAGggttgaatcctagctctgcgaCACACTGGCCATGTGACCCTGGGCGAGGCATTTAacctttcagcctcagtttcctcatctgcaaaatgaggctAATAGTAGCTGCCTCTCCAGGGCTGTTGTAAGAATAAACGAGATATTTAATAAACTCAAGTAGCACAGTCGAGGTGAGGCAGAACTGACTTCCACTGGGTTATGGCTCACAAGAATGGGAGAAAGTCTGTGCCCACAGGCAGGAAAACACCAATTACAAGCCAGTCTGAGGATGTGGGGAAGCCTGGCTGGGCCCTGAAGGGCACTAATGAAACTGAAGGCCACTAGGAAAAGGGGAGAAGTGAGAACAACCCATTCTGAAGCACATTTCAGTTTTCCAAATATGTTTACACTCCAATCTCTTCAGCCTTCATCACCACCTGTGAAGAGCTCACTGTTGGCCcacttctcagatgaggaaacttaagcAGACTCAGAGCGACacagtgatttgcccaaggcgCCTCAGCCAGTGGGAGGCAGCTCTGAGGCTTGACCTCGGTCTCCTGACCCTAAGTCCATCGTGACCCCATTGTCAGACCCAGGAGGGTCTGGAGGAGAAACTGAGGGCAGAGGGAGCTATGTTAGGTCAACTGCCCGACCCTCCTAGTCCATaccccagctcccaccctcaTCCGTCCCCGCCCCATACCTGGAAATGGGGGCTAGACACACAGCGAGCCACCTGCTTGAAGAGGGGCTCCTGGATCTTCACAAACTGGGAGGGCTCAATGACATCAAGAATCTCTTCCATCTCCCCCAGAAACATCACCTGGCGGGTAGGACACAGCGGGCAGCAGTTCCCATCCGCCCTGACACACCTGCCTGCCTCCAGAAGCTGAGCCTTGCCACCCTCCCTCTGGTGGACGTCAAAGCCCTTCTTCATACCTCCTTCTGGGTGCAGGTTTTTGGCCAGTATTTGAGCAGCCCCCGGATCACCTGTGGGAGTTGAGGCAGGAAGGAGTCAGacctgcagggctgggggcctgcCCTCCCCCTAGAGGTACTCACGTGCTCTGTCAAGGTGGCGTCCTTCTCCAGGAACTGCACCACACAGTATGCCAGCTGCAGGGGGCGAGAAAGAGGACTGGGGTCAGGAAGGGACCAGGGCACGCTGCCAGATGTTTGCTTACTTACTGCATCTACTCTCTCACTCACTAAACATTTACTGATCACCTAGGGTGCACCAGGCACCATGCTCAGTGTGCGGGGACACGATGATGACCTCACATGGGAAGCATGCAGCAAACTAGGCCTTATAAGTGTTATGAAAGGTTCCATAATCAAAATCTGTATCACAATCTAAGGGAATATGGAAGCAGGAGAGTTTAGTCCTGCCCAGGGCAGGTCAAGAGGGAAGGGGCTGCGGAGGCATCACAGAGCTGATGTCTGAGATCAGCTTTAAAGGGTCATAGGAATTCTCTAAGGAAGACGGAAGAGAATTAGTAAAGACAAAGAAGGTGAGAGAGGATCCCATGAGTTCGTGACTTAGTGTGGCTGGACCCAGTGTCAGTCTGACCTGGCTGGCTGCCCTGACTCCACCTGCGCTTACCTGGGCGTGAAAGACAGACAGCGACTTGACGGAGTGCAGGGGCATCAGGACCCGAACCAGGAACTGCTTGTGCTCGGTCTTCAGGGGCAGCGCAAAGCCATTGATGAtgctgaggaggaggcagaagagaagaggagggctCAGATGACTGGGCCTCAGTCCTTCCTCCCAGAACCCTGATGCTCCAGCTGAGGCCCGGGGAGAGTCACCTTCCTAAGATCTCCAGCAGCTCAGCCACGCCATTGAAGTGCTCGAGCTCATAGATGAACCTGCGAGAGGAAGAGAGGATGCAGAAGGGCTCAGAGCAATCGGAGCAGGCCCAGCCCCGCTGTCAGCCATcctgcctgcccacccccaccctgcatGCTAATCCAACTCTCTCCCAACCCAGAGGCTATGCTCTTCTCAGTACCCCAAACCAGGCCCCACTGAGACCCATGCCCACCTTCGAATTGTCCCTCTCAGCCCAGCCACTGGCGCTACCCCACGTCCCGGCTCAAACCTCTATTCTGAGAAGCATTCCaactcatctctccctcccccagatCCTAACCCTCCTTACCTGGTCCCCACCCAGTTAGCAGGCACCTAGCCTGCATCCTTCACTCTTCATGCCAGTCAACCAAAAGAATGACAAACGCTtagagcatctactctgtgctaTGTACATCTCAAAATTATCTCAAGAGGTAGGGCTTATTAGATCCatcatacagatgaggaaatcgaggctcagtAGTTCAGTGAAACTTGCCGCTAAGTTAACAAGTGGGGGATCGAATGAACTCCAggctcctggaggacagggaTCACGTCTTGCCTGTTTTGTAGGTAATAATGATAAGAGCTAACGTTTCAGAGTCCCAGCCTATGTCCACAACTATACTGAGTGCTTTCGAGGCATCGCCTCGTTTCATCTCCATGACTGTCCCTAGGTTAGCATagctatcattcccattttagaggtgaGCTAGGAGACAGTTTAAAGAATTTGCCCAAGTTCAACCAAATATTCGAACCAAACTCAAACACAAGCCGTCTAACTCCAGAGCCAGTCTCAACTGCGAGGCCACGTGGGCCCCTGATGCCCACTGGGCACTGGTGCTCAACGCACATTTGCAGAAAGAATCTCTTTCTTTGGGTCCTTATGGCCCAGCAGGCACAATAAGGGTCAAAAGATTTAGATTCTAGGCCGCCCGGACTGACCTAGGCCCTGCAAACCACTTCATCTCTCtcagcctctatttcctcatctgtaaaatggaaataaatacccTTTCTCTGCTGACCTCCCAGGCTTCATAGAATCACTATTATGTAATATGTTGCTGAGAGAGAACTCAGTAAACCAGAGTTCCACAGGGCCCCCAGCCCAGGAGCCTTTGCCTCAGCCCTCTCCCCACggctctccccctccctccacaggTCTCAACTGGGCAGGCAGCAGGCACCCACCGGAGGAAGATGTGGCTGCACTGTTTGCGGATGTACGCCCGGAGCCCCAGGAACTTGCCATAGACCCGGTGCAGGATGGTCTTGAGGTACTCACGCTCCCGGGGGTCCTCGCTATCAAATAGCTCCAGGAGCTGTGGGACCCGGGGTCGGGGGTCAGGCAAGAGGACGAGCCCGCGTTGCTTCTGTCCTATCCCCATGCCCCTCAGAgagcctgcccctgccccatggCACCACCCAGCCTGGGCTCCCCACTTCACCATCAGGACAAACTTTTGATCCACGTATCTCTTGGCCACGGAGGGCTGGAAGTCTGGGCTCTCCAAGAAACGCAGGAAAAACTCATATaccagctgggggaggggacagacgAAAAGGTGAGTTCAGGAATAGCCTCCCCCACTCCCCCTGCCCGCATGGCCCTCATCCAACATTCCAGGACCTAAGGAAACCCTTGGACCTCTTCTGAAACTCAGATCCTACCTTCCCCGCCCTCATACCTGCAGATGTGGCCACGAAGGCTCAAGGTTGGGCTCGTCCTCTTCAGGGTCAAATTCAGGGTTCTCACTGGGCGGCAGGGTCCGGAAGATATTCACTGAGATCTGAGGGGCAGAGCCAGTGTTCTTTGAGGAAGAGCCCCTGAAGGCAGAAGCCGGGGGTCCCTCACCTAACCGGCTCAGCTCCTGCCCCAGCAAGCAATTCATTCCTTGCCAATCATTACCCGACGCCTAGTTCCTGGAAGCCCTGGGCCGGGGCTGGGGACCCAGGGGTGAACGAGACACATCCCTGCCCTCTATTGGGTGCAGGCCAGCAGGGTACACAAGACGGAAAGCAGTAAGGTCTACGGACAGCCTAGGCAGCAAAAGGGAGATTTCTAGCTTGGGCATTGAGagaggcttcatggaggaggcagcACGTGGGCCAGGCCATGGCAATAAAGGATATGGGGGGAGTGCACGCCAGGCCTCGGGAGAGCATGAGCAAAGTGCGGGCTGGGACAGGCCCAGGAGACACTGAGTGACCTATGCTGGCCCGTGCTGGGCAGCAGGgcggctggtggggagggggaaaggaagatGTGGGCCCTGAGGCCAAGCTGAAGAGTGGGGGTTTTATTCTCCACACAGGGACCTGCGGGCAGGTCAGTAGGGTTCCTGTGCCCCCGAAGCCCTCCCCCGAGGCTGGGTGCCAAGTGCTCACCATGCGGATGATGTCTGGGTAGACAGGCTCAATGAGGACCCCCCGGGTGctccccacacactccaccagcTCGTTGAGTGCTGCCCGCTTCACCTCCTTCCCCTTCAGGTCAGCTACACAGTCCAAGAAGTCAAACATCACCCCACACTGGGCCAGCTTCCGGCTCAGCAGATCATGCAGCTCAGAGGCCGGCACATctggggaggaggcgggggaCTGAGCCTGGGTCCCAGCTGCCACAGCTCTGGGCAGGGGCGGTCCCTACTAATCCCTGGGGCAGCCTCCCCTGcgcccccctcccctaccccatGCTCTGGTGCCATCCCCACTCCTTGCAGGGGGCAAAGAGCTCCTACCCCATCCTCCATTCCTGCAGGGTAAGGGAGCTTCATCTCTGCTCCTAACCTAGGCTCAGAGAGCATCATGGCCTGACTTTAAAGGAAAGCAACAGACCCTGGATGCCTGGGCTCTCCACAGGTGCCCGGaacagccctgcctccctctcttagGTGGCACTCTGTTCTAAGAGCCAGAAGTGGGGAGAAGGGTCAGGGCTGAAGATCTCTAGGGTGCCCTCTGGCTCAGCCAGTCAGGCCTTGTGGTCCAGAGGTGGGGGGACTACACAGTGATGGCAGGGAGCCATGCTGAACACCTGCTCCAGAAAGCAGGGCTGCTAGTAGCCTCCTGGAACCCAGGCTGTGGGCCCCACCCTTGGCCCTGGTCTGCCCCCCAGGGTGGCGCCACCTCCAGATGCCCCACCTCCAAGGATGACAGGCCAGTCAGGCCATGCGTCAGCAGAGAGGGCTAGAGAGCTGGGGTGTGGGGGTCAGCTCCGACGGTGGAGTCCCTCTCGTGGAAGGGGCCGTCCAAACTGCCTCTGATCACAGCTGCCAGCTACTTCTCCCTACCCCCTGCAGCCTCACTGGCCACTCTGGGACTCAGGCACCCTGACAGCCAGCAGCGAGGCTCACCTTTGAGCAGGGGCAGTGGAGTGAGCTCTTGCTGGTTGCTCTGATAGCGGAACTGAGAGGAGCTATGGGAGCGCCGGGGCCGGGCCCTGCGGAGGGAACGGCGGGAGAAGCCGTCCACCTTGTCGGGTGGGGGCACAGGCGACATCCCCGGGGAAGATGGGCTGGTGGGGGTGCTCGCAGGGGGCAGCTTTGTCTCCATGGCGGCCAGGCGGTGGGTCGAGCCTTTAGAGCCCCTGGGGTTCCCTCTGGGCCTGGAGGATGCTGAGTGAGGCTGGGCTGACTAACTTGGGCCCATCATGGGGGGAGAGGGGGGCACAACCACAGTcctggcccccccccccagggccTTTGGCAACTGCCCAGGCCTGGGGGGCAGGCAGGGTAGAGGGGAGGATGCCTCAGGCCTCTGGTCCTTCCTGGGGTCCCGAAGAGTCCAGTTAGGGTTCCCACCTGGGCTCTTTTGAAAACGACGTCAGGGCAGAGAGGTCagcaagaaagagacagagagagcctgTCAGTTCTTTCAGGAAAGACAGTGTGTGGGGCTGCAACTGAGTGCCCAAGTCTTCTTTTCCCTCCTACCTTTGCCTAGACCCTAAATCGCGGTGCAGCCCCCTCCAACAGGGGACATgtgcctcccttctcccccccCACCGAAAGGTCCCAGGTTCCAAACAAACCCCTCTGGGAATAAGGCCTATCCCCCAAGCCAGACCCTACCTAGAAGGGGGCCCTGTCCCTCATCCCTGGCCCCCAGCAGAATGTGGCCCTATTCCTGCTCCACTAATCTGGCCCACCAGGGACTTCCCCCAAATGGGGGCCCTATCCCCATGCCACCCGCCTCCTAGAACCCAGtaccctcccccacctcagctcctccttcctcgcccccccccccccaaaatctcATCCGCTCCCCGGTGCGGGGACACTCACTTCTCGGAAGCCCAGACTTTGGTCCCCGACCCCCAGGGgctgctggtggggaggggggcagctAGCTGTTCAGGGCTCCTTCGCAGCTGTTCCGTTCGGGGCGCTGGCACTGGGCGGCGGCGCTCCTGGGTTCTGTCTCGGGCTCCGGGGGAGCCGGAGCATGCCCCCAACTCAGGCCCCAGTCGAGCGCGGGCACCCGGCGGGCTCTGGGCTGGCGGGCAGAACGCGGACCTCTCCTCCAGTCGTGGGACCCGACCCAGCGCGGCGCGGCGCCGCGGGAGCCCCAGCTCTGTGCGCACCGGCACCCGCCGCCCAGCTGCTCAGGATGACATCaagtcacccccccccccccggcccc
It encodes:
- the PPP2R5B gene encoding serine/threonine-protein phosphatase 2A 56 kDa regulatory subunit beta isoform isoform X2; the encoded protein is MFDFLDCVADLKGKEVKRAALNELVECVGSTRGVLIEPVYPDIIRMISVNIFRTLPPSENPEFDPEEDEPNLEPSWPHLQLVYEFFLRFLESPDFQPSVAKRYVDQKFVLMLLELFDSEDPREREYLKTILHRVYGKFLGLRAYIRKQCSHIFLRFIYELEHFNGVAELLEILGSIINGFALPLKTEHKQFLVRVLMPLHSVKSLSVFHAQLAYCVVQFLEKDATLTEHVIRGLLKYWPKTCTQKEVMFLGEMEEILDVIEPSQFVKIQEPLFKQVARCVSSPHFQVAERALYFWNNEYILSLIEDNCHTVLPAVFGTLYQVSKEHWNQTIVSLIYNVLKTFMEMNGKLFDELTASYKLEKQQEQQKARERQELWQGLEELRLRRLQGTQGAKEAPLQRLTPQVAASGGQS
- the PPP2R5B gene encoding serine/threonine-protein phosphatase 2A 56 kDa regulatory subunit beta isoform isoform X1; this translates as METKLPPASTPTSPSSPGMSPVPPPDKVDGFSRRSLRRARPRRSHSSSQFRYQSNQQELTPLPLLKDVPASELHDLLSRKLAQCGVMFDFLDCVADLKGKEVKRAALNELVECVGSTRGVLIEPVYPDIIRMISVNIFRTLPPSENPEFDPEEDEPNLEPSWPHLQLVYEFFLRFLESPDFQPSVAKRYVDQKFVLMLLELFDSEDPREREYLKTILHRVYGKFLGLRAYIRKQCSHIFLRFIYELEHFNGVAELLEILGSIINGFALPLKTEHKQFLVRVLMPLHSVKSLSVFHAQLAYCVVQFLEKDATLTEHVIRGLLKYWPKTCTQKEVMFLGEMEEILDVIEPSQFVKIQEPLFKQVARCVSSPHFQVAERALYFWNNEYILSLIEDNCHTVLPAVFGTLYQVSKEHWNQTIVSLIYNVLKTFMEMNGKLFDELTASYKLEKQQEQQKARERQELWQGLEELRLRRLQGTQGAKEAPLQRLTPQVAASGGQS